Proteins from a genomic interval of Euleptes europaea isolate rEulEur1 chromosome 18, rEulEur1.hap1, whole genome shotgun sequence:
- the SLX1A gene encoding structure-specific endonuclease subunit SLX1: MVVEVCSFFGVYLLYCTNPRYHGRVYVGFTVNPERRIGQHNAGKRRGGAWKTSGRGPWDMVLIIHGFPSDVAALRFEWAWQHPHSSRRLTHITRRTSRERPFDFHLRVLAYMLRAAPWCRLPLTIRWLKQEYQRDFPPGLEPPLHMPVAFGQVRAVRGTQGVRPEPSEELPATPKRCSICLKRFQDREEDDTPLRCFHAGCSMVAHIICLAQAFLRQEPDQFLPIEGQCPGCKNLVLWGDLIRHHKGCYGDLETDPSSSQEHWASELNCEGVHRNLTVEGDSSLLVEDDLGILAPP, encoded by the exons ATGGTGGTGGAGGTGTGCAGCTTCTTTGGAGTCTACCTCCTGTACTGCACCAACCCCCGTTACCACGGCCGAGTTTATGTCGGCTTCACTGTCAATCCTGAACGACGGATAGGTCAGCACAATGCTGGGAAGCGTCGTGGAGGGGCTTGGAAGACGAGTGGCCGTGGGCCCTG GGACATGGTGCTAATAATCCATGGCTTCCCCTCGGATGTGGCTGCCCTGCGG TTTGAATGGGCTTGGCAGCACCCGCACTCCTCGCGTCGCCTCACCCACATCACCCGCCGCACTTCACGGGAGCGCCCATTTGACTTCCACCTGCGTGTCTTAGCCTACATGCTCCGAGCCGCCCCCTGGTGCCGCCTGCCCCTCACCATACGTTGGCTCAAGCAGGAATATCAGAGAGACTTCCCTCCGGGTTTGGAACCTCCCTTACACATGCCTGTGGCCTTTGGGCAAGTCCGTGCCGTCAGAGGAACCCAGGGGGTGAGACCAGAGCCCTCCGAAGAACTACCGGCGACTCCAAAACGCTGCAGCATCTGTCTGAAAAGGTTCCAG GACAGGGAGGAGGATGATACCCCCCTGCGTTGTTTCCATGCGGGCTGCTCCATGGTGGCCCATATAATTTGCCTGGCCCAAGCTTTCCTACGGCAAGAACCAGATCAGTTCTTGCCTATAGAAGGGCAATGTCCGGG CTGCAAGAATCTTGTGCTCTGGGGAGACCTGATTCGTCATCATAAGGGGTGCTACGGGGACCTAGAGACTGACCCCTCCTCCTCCCAG GAACATTGGGCCAGTGAGCTGAACTGTGAAGGAGTCCACAGAAACCTGACTGTCGAGGGTGACTCCTCTCTTTTAGTGGAAGATGACCTCGGAATCCTAGCCCCTCCTTAA